The proteins below come from a single Natrinema sp. DC36 genomic window:
- the lpdA gene encoding dihydrolipoyl dehydrogenase codes for MSTEILVIGGGPGGYVSAIRAGQHGKDVTLVERDAYGGVCLNRGCIPSKAFVTVADLVHRSRTAEHMGVDATVEVDFPQLRSWQAEVVDQLTGGVEQLCTANGVTLVEGTAMFESPGEVVVRDGSADGPDRISFESAMIATGSRPVQVPGFEPDGESVLTSADVFALPELPDSLLVVGGGYIGMELSTVLAKLGTDVTVIEMMDRILAPYEADIADIVHEEAEALGIDIRTNEAASNCTRTDDGVAVTTTSGDNESEFEADNVLVAVGREPVTDTLALDTAGVEVTEDGFITTDRQGRTSQENIHAIGDVVGEPMLAHKASRQGEVVADVLAGEPAAYDYRAVPAAVFTDPEVGTVGLTEAETESQGFEPLVGTFPLDASGRALTLDESNGFVRVVADAATERILGGQIVGPEASELIGELALAVEVGARIEDVVSTIHTHPTLSEAVMEASADARGEAVHIFNR; via the coding sequence ATGTCAACCGAGATATTGGTGATCGGGGGCGGACCCGGCGGCTACGTCAGCGCGATCCGGGCGGGCCAGCACGGCAAAGACGTGACGCTCGTCGAGCGCGACGCTTACGGCGGCGTCTGTCTCAACCGCGGCTGCATTCCATCGAAGGCGTTCGTAACCGTCGCGGACCTTGTCCATCGGAGCCGCACCGCCGAGCACATGGGCGTCGACGCAACGGTCGAGGTGGACTTTCCGCAACTCCGTTCCTGGCAGGCGGAAGTCGTCGATCAGCTGACCGGCGGTGTCGAACAGCTCTGTACGGCCAACGGCGTCACGCTCGTCGAGGGAACGGCAATGTTCGAGTCCCCAGGTGAGGTTGTGGTCCGTGACGGATCGGCCGACGGTCCGGATCGGATCAGCTTCGAGTCGGCGATGATCGCGACGGGGAGTCGGCCGGTTCAGGTCCCCGGCTTCGAGCCCGACGGGGAGTCGGTTCTCACGTCGGCCGACGTGTTCGCGCTGCCAGAACTCCCAGACAGTCTCCTGGTCGTCGGCGGCGGCTACATCGGCATGGAACTGTCGACAGTATTAGCGAAACTTGGGACCGACGTGACGGTTATTGAGATGATGGACCGGATCCTTGCGCCCTACGAGGCCGATATCGCCGACATCGTCCACGAAGAGGCCGAAGCGCTCGGCATCGACATCCGCACGAACGAGGCGGCCAGCAACTGTACTCGGACTGACGACGGCGTCGCCGTGACGACGACCTCTGGTGACAATGAATCGGAGTTCGAGGCCGACAACGTGCTAGTTGCGGTCGGGCGAGAGCCGGTGACAGACACGCTTGCTCTGGACACGGCCGGCGTCGAGGTGACCGAGGACGGTTTCATCACTACCGACCGGCAGGGGCGGACAAGTCAGGAGAACATCCACGCGATCGGCGACGTCGTGGGCGAGCCGATGCTCGCCCATAAGGCGTCGAGACAGGGCGAAGTCGTCGCGGACGTACTCGCGGGCGAACCGGCGGCGTACGACTATCGCGCCGTGCCCGCGGCCGTGTTCACCGATCCGGAAGTCGGTACGGTCGGGCTCACGGAAGCGGAAACCGAGAGCCAGGGGTTCGAGCCGCTCGTGGGGACTTTTCCGCTCGACGCCAGCGGACGGGCGCTCACCCTCGATGAAAGCAACGGGTTCGTCCGCGTCGTCGCCGACGCGGCCACGGAACGGATCCTCGGCGGACAGATCGTCGGGCCAGAGGCATCAGAACTGATCGGCGAACTCGCGCTCGCCGTCGAGGTCGGTGCGCGGATCGAAGATGTCGTCTCTACTATCCACACGCACCCCACACTCTCGGAAGCGGTCATGGAAGCGTCCGCTGACGCACGCGGGGAAGCGGTCCACATCTTCAACCGCTGA
- a CDS encoding SDR family NAD(P)-dependent oxidoreductase, which produces MVLDSFSLSDRVVVVTGGSRGIGEEIAVAMAEAGANVAPVARSEDALEATAERIEDAGGTAHPRTLDVTDEAAVTAMFDEVEDSLGDVDVLVNNAGVNPFFGNARDLDGEMWRHILDVNVSGAFYCAREFGRRVHEREGTGSLINLASVGGVVALPYQAPYTASKHAMVGLTKSLAIEWAPAIRVNALAPGYVKTAFTKGVRENREIRADLLDSIPIDRFAEPDEIAASAVYLASDAASYVTGEVHVADGGIAAQ; this is translated from the coding sequence ATGGTATTGGATTCGTTCTCGCTGTCGGATCGCGTCGTAGTGGTAACGGGCGGTAGCCGTGGTATTGGCGAGGAAATCGCCGTCGCGATGGCGGAAGCAGGGGCCAACGTGGCTCCGGTCGCCCGCTCGGAGGACGCCCTCGAGGCCACGGCCGAGCGCATCGAAGACGCGGGCGGGACCGCGCACCCTCGGACGCTCGACGTGACCGACGAGGCAGCCGTGACGGCGATGTTCGACGAGGTCGAGGACTCGCTCGGCGACGTGGACGTGCTGGTGAACAACGCCGGCGTCAACCCCTTCTTCGGGAACGCGCGGGACCTTGACGGGGAGATGTGGCGTCACATCCTCGACGTTAACGTCTCTGGTGCGTTCTACTGCGCCAGGGAGTTTGGGAGGCGCGTCCATGAGCGCGAGGGCACGGGGTCGTTGATCAACCTCGCCAGCGTCGGCGGAGTCGTTGCACTTCCCTACCAAGCACCATATACCGCCTCGAAACACGCGATGGTCGGTCTGACGAAGTCACTCGCAATCGAGTGGGCGCCAGCGATTCGCGTCAACGCGCTCGCGCCAGGATACGTCAAAACCGCCTTCACGAAGGGCGTCCGGGAGAACAGGGAGATCCGCGCGGACCTCCTCGATTCAATCCCGATCGACCGCTTCGCCGAACCCGACGAGATTGCGGCCAGTGCGGTGTACTTAGCCAGCGACGCCGCCAGCTACGTCACCGGTGAAGTCCACGTCGCCGACGGCGGCATCGCCGCTCAGTAG
- a CDS encoding MFS transporter: MNGESRWEDSRLGVFVACFFISVAANGYFIAPASVLPLLVGEFSVTKTVASLAISTAIFGTVLSQIPCGFLMDRYDNRRLMAAATAVFLPVSVVGVVLVSYPLFLASRFVAGVAAGVLFVLGTNVVSQLFAGRNQGFMMTVFIASAPVGFAFSQFSGPPVAAAFGWEATFLTYPLLAAAGFVLFRLSWSTPIQSGDPISLAQFGMALRNRSVLVVSVSAFCSYMLYIFFNSWMPTYATEVLPLTLVQAGAVTSLLPAVGVVARPVGGWVSDALGYRRRVVVAASLLFSLPGLYVVAAGVSPTVFAVTMLCVGFSIQFGSGVYYVYARELATENSGGTTLALFTTIAFTGTLVSPTVGGWLISAVSWSATFAVYVGIGLFGIGILLLSTDSRPNAVA; encoded by the coding sequence ATGAACGGCGAGAGCCGGTGGGAGGACTCGCGCCTAGGCGTGTTCGTCGCGTGTTTTTTCATCTCGGTGGCGGCTAACGGGTACTTCATCGCTCCGGCGAGTGTTCTCCCGCTGCTCGTCGGGGAGTTCTCGGTGACGAAGACGGTCGCCAGCTTGGCGATCAGCACGGCGATCTTCGGGACGGTGCTTTCCCAGATACCCTGCGGATTCCTCATGGACCGATACGACAACCGTCGCTTGATGGCCGCGGCCACCGCCGTGTTCCTTCCGGTGAGCGTCGTCGGTGTTGTCTTGGTGTCGTACCCACTGTTTCTCGCCAGTCGGTTCGTCGCGGGTGTTGCTGCCGGCGTGCTGTTCGTGCTCGGAACGAACGTGGTGAGTCAACTGTTCGCCGGCCGAAACCAAGGGTTCATGATGACGGTCTTCATCGCGAGTGCCCCGGTTGGCTTCGCATTCAGCCAGTTCAGCGGCCCACCCGTGGCGGCGGCCTTTGGGTGGGAGGCTACATTCCTCACATATCCGCTGCTGGCGGCCGCGGGATTCGTACTTTTCCGCCTCTCGTGGTCGACGCCGATACAGTCTGGCGATCCCATCTCGCTCGCGCAGTTTGGGATGGCGCTCCGGAACCGCTCCGTGTTGGTGGTGTCGGTCTCGGCGTTTTGTTCGTACATGCTATACATCTTTTTCAACTCCTGGATGCCAACGTATGCGACGGAGGTCCTCCCATTGACGCTGGTACAAGCGGGAGCGGTGACCTCGCTGCTCCCGGCGGTCGGGGTCGTCGCCCGGCCGGTCGGCGGGTGGGTGTCCGACGCGCTCGGCTATCGCCGACGGGTCGTCGTCGCAGCCTCGCTGCTGTTCTCGCTCCCCGGACTGTACGTCGTCGCGGCCGGTGTCTCGCCGACGGTCTTCGCTGTCACGATGCTCTGTGTCGGCTTCTCGATCCAGTTCGGGTCCGGCGTCTACTACGTGTACGCCCGCGAACTTGCCACGGAGAACTCCGGGGGGACGACCCTTGCGCTGTTTACGACCATCGCGTTCACCGGGACGCTCGTGTCACCGACCGTCGGTGGGTGGCTCATCAGTGCGGTCTCATGGTCGGCCACCTTTGCTGTCTACGTCGGTATCGGCCTCTTCGGCATCGGCATCCTCCTGCTTTCGACCGATTCCCGACCGAATGCCGTCGCGTAG
- a CDS encoding MaoC/PaaZ C-terminal domain-containing protein, producing MVERRRFEDFEMGEQYETEGRTVTDSDIRQFVGASGSTDPIHVDREYADAHPLVDDVVLQGTLLLGIADGFLVDAIASDAALAMNYGHDEVRYLESVSPGETVHAEIEIVDTEFRNEAWGLVTARVELVNDDGETAVIDVHRLLVATGDNDAV from the coding sequence ATGGTCGAACGTCGACGGTTCGAGGACTTCGAGATGGGAGAACAGTACGAGACCGAGGGCCGGACGGTGACCGACTCGGACATCAGGCAGTTCGTCGGCGCATCGGGGTCGACGGACCCTATCCACGTCGACCGGGAGTATGCCGACGCGCATCCGCTGGTCGACGACGTAGTACTTCAAGGGACGCTCTTGCTGGGTATCGCCGACGGATTCCTAGTGGACGCGATCGCGAGCGACGCCGCGCTAGCGATGAACTACGGCCACGACGAGGTCCGTTATCTCGAATCGGTGTCACCCGGCGAGACGGTCCACGCCGAGATCGAGATTGTTGACACGGAGTTCCGGAACGAGGCGTGGGGACTCGTGACGGCACGGGTGGAACTGGTCAACGACGACGGTGAGACGGCTGTCATCGACGTTCACAGGCTGCTCGTCGCGACGGGCGATAACGACGCCGTCTGA
- a CDS encoding iron-containing alcohol dehydrogenase family protein: MALDTPSFAFEFKPGTIRFGRGHIDGLDETLAGEGLESAMVVCGQTVGATDAVIDPVKAGLGDRLTGVFDKTTTAKTLSTVFDGIEQFQTEDADAIVAVGGGSSIDVARGISALARADRTLTDARSEILESGELTLPVNDDAFVPILAVPTTMAGADLSVAAGLVAETEEGSVEAIPVDTRLMPTALVYDPDLFETTPMDILTASAINGFDKGVEAIYSRFANPVTDATAVRGLRYLRSSLPHLRESAEPEVMERAVAGTLLVQYGVSMPDQYKINVVHAFGHALRNQFGIQQGAAHGVIVPHALELIFAEGGGRPDVLADGLVTGEENADTTEAAIVEAVRTVRDGLGLPSRLRDIQGTMVAGLRAVAEHTAEDAFLEIGPAEFDPTVDDIERALRDAW, from the coding sequence ATGGCACTCGATACCCCGAGTTTTGCGTTTGAGTTCAAACCAGGCACCATCCGGTTCGGGAGGGGACACATCGATGGGCTCGACGAGACGTTGGCAGGCGAAGGGCTTGAAAGCGCAATGGTCGTGTGCGGCCAGACCGTCGGTGCCACCGACGCCGTAATTGACCCGGTGAAAGCGGGGCTCGGCGACCGGCTCACCGGCGTGTTCGACAAGACGACGACCGCGAAGACGCTGTCGACCGTGTTCGACGGAATCGAACAATTCCAAACGGAAGATGCGGACGCCATTGTTGCGGTCGGAGGCGGGAGCAGTATCGATGTGGCCCGGGGCATCAGCGCGCTCGCACGAGCGGATCGGACCCTGACGGACGCCCGCTCAGAGATCCTCGAATCGGGCGAACTGACGCTACCGGTGAACGACGACGCTTTCGTGCCCATCCTGGCCGTCCCGACGACGATGGCGGGCGCTGACCTCTCGGTCGCGGCCGGCCTCGTTGCTGAGACCGAGGAGGGATCCGTCGAGGCGATTCCGGTCGATACCCGGCTGATGCCGACGGCGCTGGTGTACGATCCCGACCTGTTCGAGACGACGCCGATGGATATCCTCACGGCCTCGGCGATCAACGGATTCGACAAGGGAGTCGAAGCCATCTACTCGCGGTTCGCCAATCCCGTGACCGACGCGACGGCCGTTCGCGGGCTCCGATACCTCCGGTCGTCGCTCCCGCACCTCCGTGAGTCCGCGGAGCCAGAAGTTATGGAGCGCGCCGTAGCGGGAACGCTGCTGGTCCAGTACGGCGTTTCGATGCCCGACCAGTACAAGATCAACGTCGTCCATGCCTTCGGGCACGCGCTCCGCAACCAGTTTGGCATCCAACAAGGTGCCGCCCACGGCGTGATCGTCCCCCACGCGCTCGAACTCATCTTCGCCGAGGGGGGCGGCCGGCCGGACGTACTCGCCGACGGACTCGTCACAGGGGAGGAAAATGCAGACACAACCGAGGCGGCCATCGTCGAGGCCGTCAGAACCGTTCGCGACGGGCTGGGTCTGCCATCGCGACTCCGCGACATTCAGGGCACGATGGTGGCCGGACTCCGGGCGGTCGCGGAACACACCGCCGAGGACGCGTTCCTGGAGATCGGCCCGGCGGAGTTCGATCCGACCGTGGACGACATCGAGCGGGCGCTCCGCGACGCTTGGTGA
- a CDS encoding lipoate--protein ligase family protein codes for MRVWFPPKQVVFGPRDTQASGYDRARSAGEEHGFPPNERSVGGRAVAYTGQTLAFTQVDPVANERRGITERYERTTSQLIRALGEIGVSVERGEPDGAFCPGSHSLSADGKIAGIAQRIGDEVAVTAGIVVICDRAELVRVLEPVYENLKVEFDPQAVGSIHRAGSIVALETVASVIEDALLDGRHPKTEDVRKYRSDQ; via the coding sequence GTGCGGGTCTGGTTTCCGCCGAAACAGGTGGTGTTCGGCCCGCGCGACACGCAGGCGAGCGGATACGACAGGGCGCGTTCGGCCGGGGAGGAACACGGGTTCCCCCCGAACGAACGTAGCGTGGGTGGCCGTGCAGTTGCCTACACAGGCCAGACACTCGCCTTCACGCAGGTGGATCCAGTGGCCAACGAGCGTCGCGGTATCACGGAGCGCTATGAGCGAACGACGTCGCAACTAATCCGTGCATTGGGCGAAATCGGGGTCTCGGTAGAACGTGGTGAACCGGACGGTGCATTCTGCCCAGGTTCACACTCGCTGTCGGCAGACGGAAAGATCGCGGGAATCGCCCAGCGGATCGGGGACGAGGTCGCGGTGACCGCGGGAATCGTCGTCATCTGTGACCGCGCGGAACTCGTCCGCGTTCTCGAGCCCGTGTATGAGAACCTGAAAGTTGAATTTGATCCGCAAGCTGTGGGTAGTATCCACCGAGCCGGCAGTATAGTGGCCCTCGAGACGGTTGCTTCGGTGATCGAGGACGCGTTACTCGACGGTCGGCACCCCAAGACCGAAGACGTTCGAAAGTACCGGAGCGACCAATGA
- the lipA gene encoding lipoyl synthase → MNSTRKPEWLRIRPPSGERFTEIKETLRDHDLHTVCEEANCPNLGECWSGRDGPGTATFMLLGDRCSRGCNFCDVETGGMDPLDPDEPTNVAEAVAKIGLDYVVLTSVDRDDLAGQGASHFAETIRQIKERQPDILVEVLIPDFQGEEHLVRQIIEAEPDVIAHNVETVSRLQWPVRDRRASYEQSLSVLRQIEQESDIYTKTSLMLGVGEYHHEVYQTLRDLRSVGVDVVTLGQYLQPSRSHLEVAKFVHPHVFDTWERVAEEELEFLYCASGPMVRSSYRAGELFVKAHLRES, encoded by the coding sequence ATGAACTCCACTAGAAAGCCCGAGTGGTTACGGATACGACCCCCCTCGGGCGAGCGGTTCACCGAGATCAAAGAGACACTTCGCGATCACGACCTCCATACCGTGTGTGAGGAGGCCAACTGCCCGAACCTCGGGGAGTGCTGGAGCGGTCGAGATGGGCCCGGCACCGCGACGTTCATGCTGCTGGGCGACCGATGTTCGCGCGGATGTAATTTCTGCGACGTGGAGACCGGCGGGATGGACCCGCTCGATCCCGACGAGCCGACAAACGTCGCCGAGGCGGTCGCCAAAATCGGACTTGACTACGTGGTTCTCACCTCCGTCGACCGTGACGACCTTGCCGGTCAAGGGGCGAGCCACTTCGCCGAGACAATCCGCCAGATCAAAGAACGACAGCCGGACATCCTCGTGGAAGTGCTGATCCCCGACTTTCAAGGGGAGGAGCATCTCGTACGCCAGATTATCGAGGCTGAACCGGACGTGATCGCCCACAATGTCGAGACAGTTTCCCGCCTGCAGTGGCCGGTGCGAGACCGTCGGGCCAGCTACGAACAATCGCTGTCGGTGTTAAGGCAGATTGAACAGGAATCGGACATCTACACCAAGACCAGCCTGATGCTTGGCGTCGGCGAGTACCACCACGAGGTCTATCAGACCCTGCGGGACCTCCGTTCAGTGGGTGTCGACGTGGTAACGCTGGGCCAGTACCTCCAACCCTCCCGATCGCATCTAGAGGTCGCCAAATTCGTCCATCCCCACGTCTTCGACACGTGGGAGCGGGTCGCTGAGGAGGAACTGGAGTTTTTGTATTGTGCCAGCGGCCCGATGGTCCGCTCGTCCTATCGGGCCGGCGAACTATTCGTCAAGGCGCACCTCCGTGAGAGCTAA
- a CDS encoding IS6 family transposase produces MAEIARLSGSSDWIDLDFVERERTPRRLMELGIRLHLAGLSLSNTVRELERIGVERSRKAVHDWVHKCDIQPTVDEEPNHVALDETVIQLNEHRYWLYTAVDPETNNILHIRLYSTTTTALTERFLHELREKHDLDDAVFLVDGAKHLQTALRRSGLRFRYEKHGNRNAAEHVFREIKRRTSSFSNCFSHAQPSTAESWLQAFAVWHNATN; encoded by the coding sequence ATGGCAGAAATCGCACGCCTCAGCGGTAGTAGCGACTGGATTGATTTGGATTTTGTGGAGCGAGAACGGACACCGCGTCGGCTGATGGAGCTCGGCATTCGACTCCATCTTGCTGGATTATCGCTTTCGAATACTGTTCGAGAATTAGAGAGGATCGGTGTCGAGCGCAGTCGCAAGGCAGTCCATGATTGGGTTCACAAATGCGATATACAGCCGACAGTTGACGAGGAACCGAATCACGTCGCACTTGACGAGACGGTGATTCAACTTAACGAACATCGCTATTGGCTGTACACCGCTGTCGATCCAGAAACGAACAACATACTCCATATACGGCTGTATTCGACGACTACGACTGCATTGACAGAACGGTTCCTGCACGAACTCCGTGAGAAACATGATCTTGATGATGCCGTGTTTCTCGTCGATGGAGCGAAACATCTCCAGACTGCACTCCGTCGATCTGGGCTCCGATTTCGATACGAAAAACATGGAAATCGGAACGCGGCGGAACATGTCTTCCGCGAGATAAAGCGACGTACCTCTTCATTCTCAAACTGTTTCAGTCACGCACAACCATCAACAGCCGAATCGTGGCTCCAAGCCTTCGCCGTCTGGCACAATGCTACAAACTAA
- a CDS encoding helix-turn-helix transcriptional regulator, translated as MSNLTTFQCGLLFVIAWFGPAKGLKIKDKLSDYYAKGINHGQLYPNFDTLVDRRLVEKGSMDRRTNSYKRTARAKQELENQREWELVVSREGGRMITDILAQVRIQEVII; from the coding sequence GTGTCGAACCTGACCACATTCCAGTGCGGTCTGCTGTTCGTAATCGCGTGGTTTGGCCCCGCGAAAGGCCTCAAAATCAAAGATAAGCTATCTGACTACTATGCCAAGGGGATCAACCACGGCCAACTATATCCAAATTTTGACACGCTGGTCGACCGCAGGCTTGTCGAGAAAGGGTCGATGGACCGGCGGACGAACTCCTACAAACGGACCGCTCGAGCGAAACAGGAACTCGAGAACCAGCGTGAATGGGAACTGGTCGTATCTCGAGAAGGAGGGCGCATGATAACCGATATCCTAGCTCAGGTGAGAATACAGGAAGTTATTATATAA
- a CDS encoding cytochrome P450 yields MDPNGRRPPAPSGHPVIGHTLDFARSPFEFVDRATNECGDLYRMELPSVDVYILAHPEYFKQALVTDIDAFGKTADFQRVFGNGLLSTEGEQWSRQRGILQPLFHRDRIGGYGEYMVDATQRRLATWEPGETRNIESEMQDLTIEILFATLFGRELPPGEGNDLRAASEGLNKWFAPTSWLLPNWIPTPSRREFSNSVERLRTEVRQLLAEYSADSERANSPQPNDLQQETLLSMLHEAREASGQDRLSTEEVEDQMLTMIFAGYETTAAALGFAWYSLAMNPGIRQAFHDELDAVLGGESPTPEDIANLDLTNRIVTETLRLYPPIHTIPRKTTRDIQVDGYRIPAEEEVHLSIISAHRDERFYDNPLSFRPDRWTDDFEAELTDHAFIPFGGGRRTCIGREFARLEATLVLATIGQQWTLEWAGEDPTITIEPEIATQTKNGLSMRIQQR; encoded by the coding sequence ATGGATCCGAACGGTCGTCGCCCTCCTGCACCCTCAGGACACCCAGTGATTGGGCATACGCTGGATTTTGCTCGAAGTCCGTTTGAGTTCGTTGACCGCGCGACGAACGAATGTGGAGACCTCTATCGGATGGAACTTCCTAGCGTCGACGTCTATATCTTAGCCCATCCGGAGTATTTCAAACAAGCGCTGGTGACTGACATCGATGCATTCGGAAAGACCGCGGACTTTCAGCGGGTGTTTGGCAATGGATTGCTGTCGACAGAGGGAGAGCAGTGGAGTCGCCAGCGAGGAATCCTCCAACCATTATTTCATCGGGATCGAATCGGGGGATATGGCGAGTATATGGTCGACGCTACACAACGACGACTCGCTACGTGGGAGCCAGGCGAGACTCGAAATATAGAGTCGGAGATGCAGGATCTCACAATAGAGATCCTCTTCGCGACACTCTTTGGGCGCGAATTACCTCCGGGGGAAGGCAACGATCTCCGTGCAGCATCGGAAGGACTCAACAAATGGTTCGCGCCGACGTCCTGGCTCTTACCGAACTGGATTCCGACACCATCACGACGAGAGTTCAGCAACTCAGTAGAGCGTCTCCGAACGGAAGTTCGACAACTGCTTGCGGAGTATAGTGCAGATTCGGAACGAGCAAACAGCCCACAGCCGAACGACCTCCAGCAAGAGACGCTCTTATCGATGCTTCACGAGGCACGCGAAGCAAGTGGCCAAGACCGTCTGAGCACGGAAGAAGTCGAAGACCAGATGCTCACGATGATCTTTGCTGGCTACGAGACCACCGCCGCCGCGCTCGGATTCGCCTGGTACTCGCTGGCGATGAATCCCGGCATTCGGCAAGCGTTCCACGACGAACTCGACGCAGTTCTGGGGGGTGAATCACCGACACCAGAAGACATTGCAAATCTCGATCTCACAAACCGAATCGTCACCGAGACCCTCCGACTGTATCCGCCCATCCATACGATCCCCCGGAAGACGACTCGAGATATCCAGGTCGATGGCTATCGGATTCCGGCCGAGGAGGAAGTTCATCTGTCCATTATTTCGGCTCATCGTGATGAGCGGTTCTACGACAATCCTCTCTCGTTCCGGCCTGATCGGTGGACAGATGATTTCGAAGCGGAACTCACTGACCACGCGTTCATCCCGTTCGGTGGTGGTCGCCGGACGTGTATCGGTCGGGAGTTTGCCCGCCTCGAGGCGACGTTAGTGCTGGCGACGATCGGCCAACAGTGGACTCTCGAATGGGCTGGTGAGGACCCGACAATCACAATCGAACCAGAGATCGCTACGCAGACAAAGAACGGTTTATCTATGCGGATTCAGCAACGCTAG
- a CDS encoding pilin: MSNRSSPTATESSSEHPTTNEKSPTSRKTRLRVQLLYTSVPPQLVSLATGLLLLIVAVGPATAQSDVGDVYCGTGVETGIGIVFGAVAGLGLPATGFYVGRAGLSYMRAGGNPEKKNQAKEKLVMSGIGFGIIVLALISPELIDKVGSQMGFGFSDCVKPF; encoded by the coding sequence ATGAGTAATCGTTCATCCCCCACAGCGACTGAATCGTCCAGTGAACACCCCACCACCAACGAGAAGTCCCCTACGTCTCGTAAAACGAGACTGCGAGTGCAGTTGCTTTACACCTCTGTTCCACCACAGCTTGTCTCACTCGCGACTGGACTCCTCTTGTTAATTGTTGCAGTAGGTCCAGCTACGGCTCAAAGCGATGTGGGAGACGTTTACTGCGGCACCGGCGTCGAGACTGGTATCGGGATTGTTTTTGGCGCTGTTGCTGGTCTCGGGCTCCCTGCAACCGGTTTCTATGTCGGTCGAGCTGGCCTCTCGTATATGCGTGCTGGTGGGAACCCTGAAAAGAAGAACCAAGCCAAAGAGAAGCTCGTAATGTCGGGTATCGGATTTGGGATCATCGTCCTCGCGCTGATCTCACCGGAACTCATCGACAAGGTCGGCAGTCAGATGGGATTCGGCTTCTCTGACTGCGTGAAACCGTTCTAA